TGAGACGCGGTCCCTTCGAGAACCTCAGTGACCGCGAGAACCTCAGCCACCGCGAGAGCCTCAGCCCGCCGGTCTTCGACAGGCTCAGCCCATCGCTCGTTGAGGCTCTCGAAACGAGCGGCGTGTGTAACGTGGTCGTCGAGTAGCCCGAAGGGCCTGTCGAAATGCGGTCATTGAGCTTGTTGAGACGCGGTCACTTCGAGAACCTCAGTGACCGCAAGAGCCTCAGCCAAAGCGAGTGCCTCAGTGAGTGAGAATATGCCGCTCGTTGAGGCTCTCGAAACGAGCGGCGTATCGAAATTCGGTCGTCGAGCTTGTCGAGACGTGGTCATTGAGTAGATTGAGTAGCCCGAAGGGCGTATCGAAATGCGGTCATTGAGTAGCCCAAAGGGGCCTGTCGAAATGAGCGCGTACCATTTTTTATTTATCAATACAATTTTACAATACATCACTTAACAGTAAAACAGAAACATCATCAACCTTTTTTAAACGAACATCGTTTGTTATAAATAGAGTAGCATTATATTCAATACATGTTGCTACCTGTATTGCATCAGGCGTCTTGATAGAGTATTTTGCTCTAAATTCAGCCGCTTTCTCCGCTATTACCTCATCAATTGGATACATTATTAGATCCTGTGAATCACAAAGGATGGCTTTATAATTTTCTCCGATATCATATTTTTTTATCGCAATGGATGTGCTAATACCTCAATGAGAGTAATAACAGAAGTAATCATCGTAATATTATTTTTTATAGAAGTTGTTATAATTTGATTGGCTATCCTCCCTAAATCCGCATGCTCTTCTATGAAATAGATAATTGGCGCAGTATCGAGCATTATTCGTTTATGTTTTTTTATAATTTTTTCTATGTCCATGAATCTCTCTCAGATTCTATATATGCATCAACATCAATTGTTTGCCAGATATCTAAACCCAACCCCTTAATTTCTGTTATTGAATGTTTTTTTCCACCTTCTTCGGACATAATGTCACGGGTAATTCTCGTCAAAAGGGCTTTTTTTTCTTGTATGCGTAATTGAGATATTTCTTTATAAATTTTTCGCAAAGAACTCATTTCACTATAGACCTCCTTGTAACATGATACTTTAAATTTAAAAATAATAATATTATATGTCAAATACAATTATCAAGAAATCAAGGAAACTCTATACAATACCATGGGATTGTTTCGTCGCTAGCGCTCCTCGCAATGACAGGATTTGCCGATGTGTCATTGCGAGCGTAGCGAAGCAATTTCATTGTTACAATAATGTCACCCCCGCTGGGGGTTTTATGGCGTGGTGATATATCGCTTTGTTACAATAATGTCACCCCCTCCGGGGGTTTGGTGGGGTGGTGATAACGTCATCTTTGCTATAACACTGTCATCCCCTGCAGTGATTCTGCCGTAATGCGGTCACCTCGATACGCGCACTGCGTGCACAGTATTAATGTCATTCTGAGCGAATAATCTCAACAATACCATAAGATTGCTTCGTCGCTAGCGCTCCTTGCAATGACGGGATTGGCCGATGTGTCATTGCGAGCGTAGCGCTTGCACTGAGTGCTTCGACGAGCTCAGCAACCACTTGTCGAAGTGAAGCAATCTCAATCTCCCAGAAAACAAGATTGCTTCGTCGCTAGCGCTCCTTGCAATGACTTTACACGACGCGGTCATTGAGTAGCCCCGCAGGCGTATCGAGACGAGCGCGATATCCAATCACTGTAAAAAATTTTGCAAATTTTAAAAAAAATTATTGTTGCATCAATTTTGTGCGTAGCAGTATTATAGAGAAGTGTGAATGGATATCCCTGCATGTGAAAAAGAGTTTTGTCCCTGAGTGGCAAACATATGATTTCATGGAGTTATAATGATGAAAAATAGAATACTTATTGGCATTCTTTTTGCGATAGTAGTATCATCATGTGCCTTTGCCCGCGATATTCCTTTCACGCAGGATGATCGCGACCGCCTCATTCGCGTGGAAACGAAAGTGGAGGAAGGATTGAAGGCTGTAAACGCGCGCATTGATGGCCTTGAAAAGCGAATTGACGGACTTGAAAATCTCATGTATGTGCTCATCTCAGCCATTTTTGTCCAGACAGTAGGTGTGGTGGGCTTTGTGCTGTGGGACAGGCGCAGTGCGCTTTCGCCGGTTGCCTCGAAAGCACGTGAGCTTGAAGAGCGCGAGGAGCGCGTGGAGCGCGCACTGAAAGAGATGGCGCGTGCCGATAAAAAGACGGCAGAAATTTTGCGCCGCGTGGGGATGCTGTAGAGGAATGCGGTCATTGAAATGCGGTCACTTCGAGAACCTCAGTGACCGCTAGAACCTCAGCCACCGCGAGAGCCTCAGCCCGCCGGTCTTCGACAGGCTCAGCCCGCCGCTCGTTGAGGCTCTCGAAACGAGCGGCGTGTGTAACGTGGTCGTCGAGTAGCCCGAAGGGCATATCGAGACGCGGTCATTGAGCCTGTCGAAATGTGGTCACCTTGATACATGCGTTTTGAGCACAGTATTAATGTCATTCTGAGCAAAGCGAAGAATCTCAACAATCCATGAGATTGCTTCGTCGCTATCGCTCCTCGCAATGTCAGGATTGGCCGCTGCGTCATTGCGAGCGTAGCGCTTGCACTGAGTGCTTCGACGAGCTCAGCAACCACTTGTCGAAGTGAAGCAATCTCAATCTCCCAGAAAACAAGATTGCTTCGTCGCTAGCGCTCCTCGCAATGACGGGATTGGCCGATGTGTCATTGCGAGCATAGCGCTTGCACTGAGTGCTTCGACGAGCTCAGCAACCACTTGTCGAAGTGAAGCAATCTCAATCTCCCAGAAAACAAGACTGCTTCGTCGCTAACGCTCCTCGCAATGACAGGAGGGCAAATGTCATTATACACGGATGTCTTTTGGGACACCCCCTTTTACATTACATTAATTCACACAAATTCTATTACAACTACTTGAATACCTGAAACAACCCTACAATTACTCCTATTATGGTTATTGTTTGTGTTAACAACAACCCTATGAGCCATTTCAACAAGCTTACCTTTGTTTGCTGTATTTCTACCTTTAATTCTGCTCGTACCTGCTCTATCTCTTTGGTAAGCTTAAGCTCTATCTCCTTCATCTCATTACGTACCTGTTCTATCTCTTTGGTTAGGTCTGCTCGCACTTGCTCTATCTCTTTGGTTAGGTCTGCTCGCACTTGCTCTATCTCTTTGGTAAGCCTAAGCTCTACCTCTTTTATTTCTTTAGTTAGCTTAAGCTCCTGCACATGTAAATCCTGTCGCGTTGCTACCTGATTATTATTTATTGCTTCTTCCACCTTCTCTATAAATTCGGCCAAAACTTTTGCTTTTACCTCATCGTCTTTGAATGCCTCATATACCTTGATTGCATATCCCATTATTCTATACCCTTCCTTATATTTTTTTACTCCTGTTCATCTTAAACATATTGCTTACTATATATTTTTTCAAGTAATTTTTCTGTTACAATAATATCACCCTGCCATACTAATTTCACCCCCTCCGGGGGTTTGGTGGGGTGGTTATAATGTAATCTTTGCAAAAATAATTTCACCCCCGCTGGGGGTTTGATGGGGTGGTTACATACATTCTCTGCTATAATAATTTCACCCCCTCCGGGGGTTTGGTGGGGTGGTTGCATACATTCTCTGCTATAATAATTTCACCCCCGCTGGGGGTTTGGTGGCGTGGTGATAATATCATCTTTGCTATAATAATGTCATCCCCTCCGGGGATTTGGTGGCATGGTTGTATATCTTCCCTGCTATAATAATTTCACCCCCTCCGGGGGTTTGGTGGCGTGGTGATATACCGCTTTGTTACAATAATTCCACCCCCGCTGGGGGTTTGGTGGGATCCGGTCACCTCGATACGCGCGCTTCGCGCGCACTCGGTGACCGTTGAGAGACGTGGTCATTGAGCCCATCGAAATGCGGTCGTCGAGCTTGTCGAGACGTGGTCATTGAGCCTGTCGAAATGTGGTCATTTCAACCCGGTAACTATCGCCCCATTACCGTATTAGCTCCACCACTGTTGCAATAAATTCAAGGGCATTTTGATGTAAAAAGATTATGGTAAATAACAACACTGCAAAATTTATATTAAATTTTTTATCTAATTTTTCTAATTTTATCAAAAACTCTACTCGTAGATTTTCTAAATCCTGCTTAATGGCAAAGTGACTGAACACCTCCATTTTAAGCTCTTCCTTTGTTTTAAGACGCAAAAAAATAAAAAATTAAAAAAATTTTTAAATATTTTGTTGACTTTTTTGTATTATGTCATATAAGCAAACCAATTTTGTTGACAAATTTTTAATTGTGTTTTTTTTGGTTTTATGTTTTCGATGAATTGTTGTGTTTTTTGTCTATTGCTTGCCGGGCTTATAAAAAAATCTAAATTTTAATACAATAAAGGACGATTATATATACATAACGGTACGTGTGCTTTTATGGATAGGAGGAAGCTAATGATTCAGGAAAACTGCTGGACGTTTCCTAAAGAAATCCCACTTGAAGAAGTGCCGGAATACTCAAGCAGGTTTGAAAAAATTGAAAAACTACAATATATGCAATTTGACTTAAGCCAAACCGAATGGATCCATTCTTCATTTATTGGCTTTTTAATCTATGCAAAACACAGAATTGCATCAAAAGGTGGCAAGCTCTACATTATCCCTTCTCCATCTGTGCAGCGAATACTCCATTTAATGAATCTTAATGATTATTTGCTGCATTAAAGAAACTTTTTGGCACACATCACATTCCAACCAGATAACATCAGAAATGGCTGATGGAATTTTATTAATTAAGGACTCTAAAACTGCGCAAATTTAAAAAATCAAAATACTATTGACATTTTGCCAGCGTCTGCGTATCTTTTAAAAGAAAGAAAAATATTTCATGAGGTGCCCATGAATAATAATATACAAAACTCAATAACTCAGCTCAAAGAGGAACTTATACCTCTTATCAAAACTGTTGTGCAGGATGAAGTTAAAACTAATATTGAAGAATTTATGCGCCAAAGCGAGTTACGAGCAAAAGAATTAAGCCTTATTGAACGCATTATACGTGTTGAAGAAGAATTAAAAGCATTGAAAGAAGTTGAAAAAGCTCGTTTTGAGACAATTGAAGCTCGTTTCGAGACAATTGAAGCTCGTTTTGAAGCTATAGAAAAGCGTTTTACCTCACTCCAATGGTTTATAGGTATTGGTTTTGCCATTATTAGCATTTTAATTGCCGTGTTTGGACTATTTGTTGGAAAGGTATAAAAAATAATGAAACAATTCCCCCCATGGAATTGAATACTCATTCCGTGCTACCAATAGATGGCAAAGGTGCAATAAAAAAATGTTGACAACACTGTACGTATTGCTACCTTGTTATTAAACAGTAAAATAATTGTTTAATTAAAATCTTAAATTCCAGAGTATTACGCTTAATTACTTTTTGCTGATTTCTTTTACCGCCATGTAATGTGTTAACAGTCTTGCAATATTCTGTGCAGAGGGGGCTTTATACATATGATTTTTTCTGAAGAACAGGTATGGTTTACCAGCGAACTATTAAAATCAATTGCCCATCCCATACGGCTTAAAGTATTGTGTTTTTTAATGGATGGCGAAAAAACCGTAGGTGAAATTGAAAAAGAATTTGGCTCCACCATATCAAATATATCCCAGCACCTTACTATCTTAAGAAAAATGAATATTATACACAGGCGCAAGGAAGCCAATTTCATGTATTACTCTATTAAAGATGAACGCATTTTAAAGCTTATTTCTACATTAAAAAATCTGTACTGTGCGCAATAAATGGTTTATTCTATCGCTTTTATTTATTCTTTACCTGTATTCGGATGTTTTTAGCCTTCCTAAAGATCTTACCATACAGGGCACTATAATCTACAATCAGGACTACTTAGTCCGTGCTGCCGACATAGAT
The sequence above is a segment of the Spirochaetota bacterium genome. Coding sequences within it:
- a CDS encoding STAS domain-containing protein: MIQENCWTFPKEIPLEEVPEYSSRFEKIEKLQYMQFDLSQTEWIHSSFIGFLIYAKHRIASKGGKLYIIPSPSVQRILHLMNLNDYLLH
- a CDS encoding PIN domain-containing protein, producing MSTSIAIKKYDIGENYKAILCDSQDLIMYPIDEVIAEKAAEFRAKYSIKTPDAIQVATCIEYNATLFITNDVRLKKVDDVSVLLLSDVL
- a CDS encoding coiled-coil domain-containing protein yields the protein MGYAIKVYEAFKDDEVKAKVLAEFIEKVEEAINNNQVATRQDLHVQELKLTKEIKEVELRLTKEIEQVRADLTKEIEQVRADLTKEIEQVRNEMKEIELKLTKEIEQVRAELKVEIQQTKVSLLKWLIGLLLTQTITIIGVIVGLFQVFK
- a CDS encoding metalloregulator ArsR/SmtB family transcription factor, translating into MIFSEEQVWFTSELLKSIAHPIRLKVLCFLMDGEKTVGEIEKEFGSTISNISQHLTILRKMNIIHRRKEANFMYYSIKDERILKLISTLKNLYCAQ